GGCCGCGACTCGACTGGGCAGGCGCTGGGTGGGAATCGAGCGCGACGCGGGATATATCGAAATCGCCAAAAAGCGGCTCGGCGCCAGCGCGTAGAGCGTCGAAAGATTCAGCGGCCGGCGGCCTGACGCGTCTCGATCGACGCGGGCAGAGTCCAGCTCCCGCCGATTTGACGTATCGCAATTCGATCCTGCTGAATCCCGGCCGCGGCGATTAGCCGTTGCAGCGGTTCCTGCATCGGCTCCTTCGACAGCCTGAACGTGCCCCAGTGAATGGGAATCAGGTAGCGGGCGCGCGTCTGCTGGAACATCGCCCAGGCCTGTTCGGGATTGGCATGATTGTAGATCCACGGGTCGTAAGCGCCGATCGAGAAGGCCGCCACGTCAGGCGGCGTCGATGCGAGACTGGCGAAGAGATCGGTCTGGGCGCTGTCGCAGGCGAGCAGCATCCGGCGGCCGTGTTTTTCCAGCACGTAACTGTTGAAGCCATAGCCTTCGCCGAACGGAGGCCATCGCCGACCCCAGTGCCGCGCGCCCATCGCGCGGATGGTGAGTCCTTTGACAATGGTGGTCTCGCCCCACTTGAGTTCGCGGATATCGTTGAAGCCGAGCGGCGCGATCAGCTCCGCGCACTTCTCGCACGCGACCACGACCGCGGTCTTG
This region of Candidatus Binatus sp. genomic DNA includes:
- a CDS encoding MBL fold metallo-hydrolase; translation: MNSISFHPSRLMRFLPPVPAAVALFSLALFAARSYSADVNAAPGHSPPLLEPASWPDNSLTIANLGHAALLMNFFGTRVLSDPTLFSRVGLSFGSILTIGPKRFVDPPLTPAQLQQIDLILITHAHMDHLDLPSLEALPKTAVVVACEKCAELIAPLGFNDIRELKWGETTIVKGLTIRAMGARHWGRRWPPFGEGYGFNSYVLEKHGRRMLLACDSAQTDLFASLASTPPDVAAFSIGAYDPWIYNHANPEQAWAMFQQTRARYLIPIHWGTFRLSKEPMQEPLQRLIAAAGIQQDRIAIRQIGGSWTLPASIETRQAAGR